A region from the Gouania willdenowi unplaced genomic scaffold, fGouWil2.1 scaffold_376_arrow_ctg1, whole genome shotgun sequence genome encodes:
- the LOC114460030 gene encoding E3 ubiquitin-protein ligase TRIM21-like, whose amino-acid sequence MWKQLLQAMKKDTLRMCLKHSKPLELFCQSDQTCICLMCSVLEHKSHQLVPLGEEYEEKKVELEKTDAALQQMIQKRREKLEEIRESVRIRKNAADRGKAEGVKMFTALMELVQRSLKELMKTMEEQQEAEKTEAEGLIKELEEEIFELMKRSSEVEQLSRSEDHLHLLQHFFSLNALPATKDWTGVMVRPSSCEETVLSAVAQLEDTLSDKIKMMKKMKIMHQFAVDVTLDPLTANPQLVLSDDGKQVHHSDVKKNLPDNKERFSYYGMVLGKQNFSSGRFYFEVQVKGKTDWDLGVVKESINRKGYIAATPKNGLWTVALRDGNVYKACEDPSVILHLKCVPEKVGVFVDYEEGVVSFYDVDAAALIYSFTHCCFTHKLHPYFSPGLNYGGKNSAPLIICPVNQSE is encoded by the coding sequence ATGTGGAAACAACTTCTGCAAGCCATGAAGAAGGACACACTCAGGATGTGTCTAAAGCACAGCAAACCTCTGGAGCTGTTCTGTCAGAGTGATCAGACATGTATCTGCTTGATGTGTTCTGTTTTGGAGCACAAGAGTCACCAGTTAGTTCCTCTGGGAGAAGAGTATGAAGAAAAGAAGGTGGAGCTGGAGAAGACAGATGCTGCCCTTCAgcagatgatccagaagagacgagagaagctgGAGGAGATCAGAGAGTCAGTGAGGATCAGGAAGAATGCAGCAGACAGAGGGAAAGCTGAAGGTGTGAAGATGTTCACTGCTCTGATGGAGCTTGTTCAGAGaagcctgaaggagctgatgaagacaatggaggagcaacaggaagcagaaaagacagaggctgaaggtttgatcaaagagctggaggaggaaatctttgagctgatgaagagaagctctgaggtggagcagctctcccgctctgaagaccacctccacctcctccaacaCTTCTTCTCCCTGAATGCTCTTCCAGCCACCAAGGACTGGACAGGGGTCATGGTCCGTCCATCATCATGTGAGGAGACTGTGCTGAGTGCTGTGGCTCAGCtggaggacacactcagtgacaagattaagatgatgaagaagatgaagataATGCATCAGTTTGCAGTAGATGTGACTCTTGATCCTCTTACAGCTAATCCTCAACTCgtcctgtctgatgatggaaaaCAAGTTCATCACAGTGATGTGAAGAAGAACCTTCCAGACAACAAAGAGAGATTTTCTTATTATGGCATGGTTTTAGGGAAACAGAATTTCAGTTCAGGTAGATTTTACTTTGAGGTTCAggttaaaggaaaaactgaCTGGGATTTAGGAGTGGTTAAAGAATCCATCAACAGGAAGGGATATATTGCTGCGACTCCTAAGAATGGTTTATGGACTGTGGCActcagagatggaaatgtgtatAAAGCATGTGAAGATCCTTCAGTcattcttcatctgaagtgtgttcctgagaaggtgggtgtgtttgtggactatgaggagggtgtggtctccttttatgatgtagatgctgcagctctgatctactccttcactcactgctgcttcactcatAAACTACACCCATACTTTAGTCCTGGTTTAAACTATGGTGGTAAAAACTCAGCACCTCTGATCATctgtcctgtcaatcaaagtgaatga
- the LOC114460029 gene encoding elongin-C-like, with product MMDGEERACEGPDSMYVKLISSDDHEFIVKREHALVSGTIKAMLSGPGQIAENETNEIKFREIPSQVLSKVCEYFTYKAQHTNSSTEVPNFPVSPEISLELIIAANFLDC from the exons ATGATGG ACGGTGAAGAGAGAGCCTGTGAAGGACCAGATTCTATGTATGTGAAGCTGATTTCCTCAGACGACCATGAATTCATTGTGAAAAGAGAACACGCCCTGGTATCAGGGACAATCAAAGCCATGTTGAGTGGGCCAG GACAAATTGCTGAGAATGAAACCAACGAGATAAAGTTCAGGGAGATTCCCTCTCAAGTCCTGTCGAAGGTCTGTGAGTATTTCACCTACAAGGCCCAGCACACCAACAGCTCCACAGAGGTACCCAACTTCCCCGTCTCTCCAGAGATCAGCCTGGAACTGATCATTGCTGCAAACTTTTTGGATTGTTAA